A region from the Armatimonadota bacterium genome encodes:
- a CDS encoding type Z 30S ribosomal protein S14, which yields MAKQALIEKQKRKPRFAVRAYTRCNVCGRPRGVIRRFGLCRICFREMAHKGLIPGVRKASW from the coding sequence TTGGCAAAACAGGCACTCATCGAAAAGCAGAAACGGAAGCCGCGGTTCGCAGTGCGAGCATACACACGGTGCAACGTTTGCGGGCGCCCACGCGGCGTCATCCGCAGGTTCGGCTTGTGCCGAATCTGCTTCCGCGAAATGGCGCACAAGGGCTTGATTCCCGGCGTACGCAAAGCAAGCTGGTAG
- the rpsH gene encoding 30S ribosomal protein S8 — protein MAYTTDPIADLLTRIRNAERAGHPSVELASSQLKVEILKVLAREGFIQGFGVVEKQPQNYVHIDLKYGPRREHVITNLKRISKPGMRVYCSHQTTPRVLRGLGIAIISTSRGIMTDREARKAGLGGEVLCHVW, from the coding sequence ATGGCTTACACAACCGATCCAATCGCCGACCTGCTGACGCGCATCCGTAACGCGGAGCGCGCCGGTCATCCCTCTGTCGAACTGGCCTCCAGCCAACTTAAGGTCGAAATCCTGAAGGTTCTGGCCCGTGAGGGCTTTATACAGGGATTCGGAGTGGTGGAGAAGCAGCCGCAGAACTATGTTCACATCGATCTGAAGTATGGCCCGCGTCGCGAGCACGTTATCACCAACTTGAAGCGCATCAGCAAGCCCGGTATGCGCGTCTACTGCAGCCATCAAACAACGCCGCGTGTATTGCGCGGGCTCGGCATCGCCATTATTTCAACATCCCGCGGAATCATGACTGACCGTGAAGCACGCAAAGCGGGGCTTGGCGGCGAAGTGCTCTGCCACGTATGGTGA
- the rplR gene encoding 50S ribosomal protein L18 — MRVEEKERLRLRRHRRVRSRVTGTANRPRLSVSRSLKHIYVQLIDDAQGHTLVAASSRDTEVASQKVSGGNLSGAVAVGKLIADRAKQAGVGAVVFDRGGYKYHGRVKALADAARAGGLSF; from the coding sequence ATGCGAGTTGAAGAGAAGGAAAGGTTGCGGCTCCGTCGTCACCGCCGTGTGCGGTCACGCGTTACGGGTACTGCGAACCGGCCGAGACTGAGTGTTTCGCGGAGCCTTAAGCATATCTACGTTCAGCTGATCGATGACGCGCAGGGGCACACGCTGGTAGCCGCATCGTCACGCGACACGGAGGTGGCTTCGCAAAAGGTGAGCGGGGGAAACCTCTCCGGCGCCGTTGCAGTGGGCAAGCTGATTGCCGACCGGGCAAAGCAGGCCGGTGTGGGAGCCGTGGTCTTTGACCGCGGCGGATACAAGTACCATGGCCGCGTCAAGGCGCTAGCCGATGCCGCCCGCGCAGGCG
- the rplF gene encoding 50S ribosomal protein L6: MSRIGKQPIPVPAGVSITGDANGHVTVTGPKGSLEVDIVPDITFRQEDGLLLVERPGDAKRHRALHGLTRTLIANMVEGVTKGYTRQLEIQGVGYRAELVGRSIRLLLGMSHPLEVAPRDGITFEVSQDPVTRNPLITISGIDKQRVGQTAAEIRKLRKPEPYKGKGVRYRGEAVRRKAGKAAGKGAKK, encoded by the coding sequence ATGTCTCGAATTGGCAAACAACCTATACCGGTCCCGGCCGGCGTTTCCATAACCGGCGATGCCAATGGCCATGTGACCGTGACCGGGCCGAAGGGATCCCTGGAGGTGGACATAGTCCCCGACATTACCTTTCGCCAGGAAGACGGACTGCTGCTGGTGGAGCGGCCCGGTGACGCTAAACGTCACCGTGCCCTTCACGGCCTTACGCGAACGCTCATTGCCAACATGGTAGAGGGCGTTACAAAGGGTTATACACGCCAGCTGGAGATTCAAGGCGTGGGCTATCGCGCCGAGTTGGTCGGCCGATCGATTCGCCTGCTGCTGGGTATGTCGCACCCGCTGGAGGTTGCACCACGAGACGGGATCACGTTTGAGGTAAGTCAGGATCCGGTAACCCGAAATCCGCTGATAACGATATCCGGTATCGACAAGCAGCGAGTAGGTCAGACAGCCGCCGAAATCCGCAAGCTGCGCAAGCCCGAGCCTTACAAAGGCAAAGGCGTGCGCTATCGCGGAGAGGCAGTCCGTCGCAAGGCCGGTAAGGCCGCAGGTAAAGGCGCCAAGAAATAG